A stretch of DNA from Hippoglossus stenolepis isolate QCI-W04-F060 chromosome 16, HSTE1.2, whole genome shotgun sequence:
AATCTCAGGAATTTCCTGCCTGTGCTGCCACCAGTGTGCCTGGTAAAATAAGGTTGATAGTACGAATGTATTAGTGTCCTGCAAATCCAAAAGTAAATGCAAGTTTCTTTTCACGCATTTCTCGTTTTTTGTGAATATGAAAAATGCCTGTTAAACTTGatccaaacacagaaaacacaaagttctcCGACAGTGAGAGCAACTTGATATTTTGGATttgacaaacatgtttaaatgattaataaaagcagctgaacgTTTCTTTCCGGTCTAAAATCTATACATCGTGTACTTGTTTAGTTTTGTGAATAAATCTTGCTTGTCCTCTTGTCTGATTCACAGTTTTGTGGAAGAAAATACCAATAAACTTTTCAATTTACCCATCGGCTGCAACCATTGTGTTCTTATCTCCCACAGACCCCTGGGGCTCAAATTGAGGGACTTCCTCTTCATCAGACGAGCCTGCGCTGGATGACTCTTCATCGCTATCAGCCAGAACGCACATCCTGGGCTTGGAGCTGTAAAACACACCAGTGGTATCTCTTAATGCAAACAAATCTTGTTCATGTTGGTCTTTGCCGCCACACACTCTCTTTCTCAGTTGAGGAACATGAACGTGAGACGGGCCTCACCCCACTTGATGCATCTCTGGAACGGCATGAgcctcatcctctccctctctccccagcTTACACAGGTTCATCTTCGTCTCCAGGGTCATCTGAAGGCAGCCGGTGTACATCAACTCCATTTCCAGCCACAGGCCTGGGAGATACAGGGAGGGAGTTCATCACAGAGAAGGGAGCATGTAACAGGTAGCAGGTAATGCTTTGGATTGCTTAAGGAGCTTTGTTCTAACCCTCAGAGTTTGGTTCAGAGACAACATCTTTATCTGCGTTGTTACATAGTGAACATTAGACAAACAGAGTATAGCCCTGGcctgttattattgttggttGAGCTTAGTCGTGGGCTAAGAGGATTGCTAATCGCTTCAGCAGCAGACAATAGAAAGCTTTTAGGGCAGGGACCACAAACTctgtaatgaaataaatgagatCAAGGCCTGAGCTGACGTCAGGGATGTGACTGACAAAAAGATCCGGGGAGAGACTGTCAGGTAAACCTTCTATAAGTAACCAGAATtactgcagtttcagtctacaaaAATCTGACCTTTAACCACTGAAATATAACCAATAcatgtttgagtccaagtgacaactggtcacaatttgaagaaatttccaAAAGACAGAATTTAgatatatcatgttcaagaggccagaaacaGGTAATTccttgaaaacaaaatgcctctgGCCGATCGCTGTCGCCATCACGAAGGCATAGGAAGAAAGCAAATCAGCAAAGAGCAAAGGCGAGTGTAgttaaatatacacaaaatcataacacacatacacacagtgtacCTCTGTGGTCCAGTTTAGGTTTGGATGTGCTGAGGACTTGAGGTAAGCAGGTGCCCATGTCAAGATCTGCCAGAGTCAGCTCATTCATGAAGTACGGCAACTATAACGAGACAAATAGTCTATTtcattgtcatttatttatttataaggacaacagagaaagagagagagagagaagaaaggatgaTGTATGTCAGAGAGGAGACCAGGAAATGAGTAATGGGATGCTCTGGTGCCATCAGTGCTCCTCCATTCCAGAGGGAGTGCATTATCAGCAGACTCTCAaaaacactctcacactcacacacacacgtacacacacacactcataaaaacacacacacacacacagcactgatTTAGCTAATGACACGTCTATTGACCTTGTGTACAAACCAGCACTGATGTTGGAGCGACACAGTTTGCCGAGCTCTGGCCTCCAGTGGACTCACTGTTGCCACGTCATTAGTCATCATGACACTGATGATGGTTTTGTGAATATGGAGATGAATCAAGGATTTTGTCAAACGAGGACTTCATTTGGCGACTAACCTTGAAACAAATGAGTGAActcatccccccccctcaccttgATCTTGCTGAGTTTCTTCTGGATCTTGTGCACCACCTGATCGGTCCAGTACTTCTCGCGGAGAAAGTCCCAGAAAATCCTTCCCACTAGGGAATTCACCCAGGTGGGCTGGCCCTCTGCGGAgcatcctcctccccctgcaccTGCACTGCACTCAGCTCCAGCTTGACCTTCAGAGTCCTGCTCTTCATTGTGAATCTGCAGAGAAATGAGACATTGGGAGGTTAATACATTTGCACAGGCATTTTTACAGCTTGTATGACCTGATAAAACCAAAAGGCAGGAcatattttttcaatttctatGATCCATATACAACCAAACCTAATTTTCATAGACTTTGAAGCTGATTCTGCATCTACCTCCTCTGAACATTAAGATGGAGTCGGTGCCAATTCCAAAACAGTCCAGGATTTGCAGGTATGCTGCAGATGCACCACACTCACTTTCAATAAGCACCTTCCAGCCAGGTGATAGCTGATATTTCTGCACATTGATATTTGGCTGAGCCAGCATTCAGGAAAAGGCTGATATGAGCgcagagcagcagaacagaAGCTGATAtcgacctttttttttatcagaggGAGTCATGTGGAGTATTAACGCCACATCCAGGGGATAAATAGAGCAGAAGAAAGGACGTCTGCTCATAATTGATTCTCTCACTGGAAACTGATAAACCGAGGAGGAGAGCTAAAAGTATACATCACTTTACAAATGCCACGGCGATGACGCTAGACCCATTATTGGAtctaaaagtgaaataaaagtgttgttCATTGACCTTCTTGAGGGTCGTGGGGCTTCCCGTCTCACTGCGGCAGGGGCTTGGGGTGGGATTGCAACTCTCTGAGTCAATCAGCTGTGTTATGTAGGTGCCGTAGTCCAACAGCGTTCTTGTTTTCATGGCTCCTGGCaaatcctgcagctcctccacgcTGTCTTTAGCTGCATCTCCACCGGATGGTGTTTCTAGGGGACAGGTTGAACATGGATATGAAgtgagtggaggagctgaaggagctgatCTCTATATTATCACCATAACACTGTCTTACCTGTGTTCTCCTCACCGCCCGCACTGTTCTTGGCAGCAGCCCTGGAGGCAGACGAGAAATGCTGGAAccactcctccttctctcttccagTGCGGCCAAACAGGTAGAGGGTGACAGGAAGCTGGGGGTCCAGTGCAGTGGGTCTCTCtgccctttcctcctcctcctgcccttcAACCACactctcctcccccacctccccctcagCCAGGGTGATGCAGATGGGATACTTTCTGTTCCACACCCTCTTGCGAGCCAGGCCAGGAGGCAACAAGGACACCTgtgataaaaaatgaaaagaaatatatacTTTAAGAGATGCTCGCAGGCAGAAATTGTGTTGACAGTTCACTATTCCCAAAGCACCTCCCTGACTAATTAGATTGATTGTGTGTTGGATTTATTCTGTGACCCCACTGGATGCTTGCGGGGTTAAGTTTATTCAGAGCATCATCACTTCAGTTGTAATCACTCTGGTCTTTCACCTCCGTGTTGGATGACAAGTTGGGTGAGGAGAGATGAGAGTGACGAGGTCAGGCCACAGTTCAGcttgcccctctctctctctctctctcttacttcTATCCGAGGGGCATGACTGCTGTGCTGGGACACCACATTTTTTGCATACACACTGACCTTACTGTTAGCCAGCTGATATGTGCGCGAACGCAAAAACGCGGCCTCGCACGGCGTCTCCTCGAACGTTGCCCACCGAGGTATGTTGGCACGCGGGTGCCTCAGCTGCAGCCGGCTGCCCTCCAGTGTGACGTGGACAGAGTGTGTGATGGAGGGGTGGAAGGTCTCTGGGTCATAGCTGTACGTCTCATTCATCCAGCCCTGGGAGGAAATGATGAAAGCGGCCGCACAGTGAGTAACAAATCACTTCACATTATCCTTTCAGAATTTGAACAATCCTGTCTGAGAACTTAATATCACccagaaaaaaatgtcaacatgacaAAGACTAACTCTGGCAGATGAACGTCACTGTGAGAGATGCAAACTGTGACAATACGGCTCAGCAGGAGAGAAACATGAGCCACGGCAGAATACATCCGTCTCATTTAACACTGTGGTCGTGTTTTTGAAACGGCCTACTTCAGCCTCATGGTAGTAACTCCTCTGTTCTCACAAACTTCACCTCATTTGAACCTGCTCTCTGAATTTATTGCAGCAGATAGCAGCACTGTCAGGAAGCGCTTTGTGCCAACGCTCTCTTTAAATGCTGAGCACCATCTTTCTCTTTAGTACCATCCAGTGCTTCACATGGCGgctgttatttgttgtttagATCTTTCACCctgtgaaacaaacactgaagttaATTTCCCTAAAACCAAATCAGTTACATGCAAACATCAGGTTCTCTCTgtgggagcagctgcagaggtttCTAAAGACAAAGACTCTGCAGCCATGTTGTTGGATCTGTCAGGTTGTGGTGCTTTGAAATAATTGCTAACCTGCTCATTATGACAACACTAACAAGCTGATTTTTAGCAGGTGTAATGCAACCATCTTACAttgtgtgttagcatgctaacatttgcatTGGCTATAGACTGTGAAAGTAGTAtagtttaataatataataataatacattatattcATACCgcacaaagacatgaaataagatgatcaataaaaacacgttggcaataaaacaaagacttaaataaaaaaaattaacataTTGCAGATATTTGGAAATAAACCAAACCAAATGACAAATTTAaaatttgacctgatgatgtTGCAAGAGAAAAAGTGAGAGGACGTCATTAATACGACAATTCAGCATGAATATCTGGACCTAATATCATGGCAAACCATCCGATAGCTGCAGAAATATTTTACAAACACTACAGGTTCAAGCTCAAGTCAGTCGTTAGCATTCATCATCATGGCTTCAAAACTTAACGTGAGAGCTAACATGTCCATGTGGAGATCATGTGATGAAGATAGATAACAACAcgactccccaaaagtgaagccaaagcatctgggACGCCACCAGGTGGCTGTACAGGTGGTAAACCCTgactcctctatgttagtggatgggacatggaacaaactaaaaaggaCATGGGTTCTGTCATgtatgtagttcttatcacactgatgtatattcCAGTGTTAGTTTTTCTGGTAAGCTTGGATTGagttaattatttgatgctataaaaacattgtgaaacgtcatgattaCTACTCagactccaaatgtgcaagatggcagcgtccatatccaagatattttggcttcatgtctggatagtgggaggaagtggagacatgttgtcttTCTTTATGTACAGCCTATGGTGGATTGTgatttcaattcaattattGTATTTAagctaataaaataaattgatcCAATCAAAGATGACAGCTGCAACCATCACTGGGTTGAAAAGCTTTGTTTAAATCACGTTTGTTTTCAGAAGTTACTATATTTTACTAATTTATTACCTCAAGGATTTCCGTATCTGTGAGCTTTCCATCCAGTGGATCCATGTTGGGGTTGAACCGAGGGCTTTTTCTACCTCTAGCACTTGAGCGTCGCGGGGCAAAAATGAACACTACCACCAGGCCCAGCATGAAGCCACATGCGACCCCCACCGACAGGCCGGTCAGATAGGAGGGGAGGGGCAGCACGAAGAACCCATAAGCTAGAAGACCCACAGGGAGGAGCCAGTGAATAGGCAGCGATGAGCCTTGAGACTTGATGTACGCTTTGCGATGTGTCCCTCTGGATTCACTCTGGAGCTCCACCACTTGAATCATATCTCCGTAAGTGTGAATTTCTAAACGGCTGTCTCTGCTGTGGCTGTGCTGTTCTGGGGAGGCAGAGGATTTTGTTAATGAACCCTTATGGAGTCTTCTCAGAGGAGTGTCACACAAGCCTTTATGCTCACCGTCAGTCCTCCTCCGGCACTTAAAGTCTGCGTCTTCActgcccccctctctcccaAAGCTTCCTTGGGAGGCTGGTGAGTCTCCAGCACTGGAAGCCCTCCCCTGCTTGGGGCTGCCAGAGCTCTCATCCCCCATGATCTTACTCAGCATGTTCAGAGGATCCTGCATGGCCTCCGAGAACTTCCTCCGCGTGTCCTCAAACTCAGCGATCAGCGAGCTGCCCCGGGGCTCAGTGGGCGACATGCTGCCCGTGGAGGGAGGTGACGCCCAGTCTTCATACTGATTCAGCACTCCTGCGTCAGGCCCAACCCCGGGGATCTTTGGCTGGGTAAGCTGCTTCCAGGGATGCAAATGGAGCTTGGAGTCAGACTTGGAGAGGTTGACCTCAGGCTCAACCCGACGCGAGATCTCTGTGCTCAGGGACTTGACCAGGCTGAGGAGAGGTTTACCTCTTACTGAGCTGCTCTCCCTCGGTTCCAGGTCCGTGGAGGACGATTTCACCAAGTTGGAGGTGAGGACCAGGCCCGCTGATGATGCAGATAAGTCAGCTAAAGAGCCTGGGAAGGAAGGAGAGTGAGTAAGGAAGGAGGCCTGGGAGCGATGGCCTTGGCTCAGGTCCAGATCGATCCCTAGACTGAGGTCAGACCGGCTCTCTCCGGCTTGGGGTTTGTCTTTGGAGAAGGCCACAGTGGGACCCTCATCGTGGGGGTCCAGGCTGAAGATGAGCTTGCTCTCTTCCATGCTGGCCATCAATTACAAACTATGGTGAGAATCTGGTGAACCAAAAGGCGTGGAATATTTCCAAAACATAGAGCATGGTGCTATCACTGGATGTGGATTTGTAAGATCCTTCTCAAGGAGCCGATCACGTTGGATGCTGGGAACAcgagaaacatgaaaacatgatcaGAATGTGGTTATTCAAACATCTTCaacaacatttcttttaatgGCAGCACAACATCCAACCTCTCTGCTACTTCTTCACCTGCTGTTCTGACCGTCTTCCTATTTCCATCTTCTCTGTCCCTTTTCTAagtttctgtctcctctcacctTGAGACCTTTCTTTTATAATCTCCTCCGCACTCTCTCCAGCACTTTTCACTATTCCTCTACAGGCTTTTATGTGTTTCATGCTGTGTGCGCTGTCAATTCACATACAGCACAAGTCTGAGGTAAGATTAGGGGTGACAAAGctttgtttctgtaataatcCAGGAAGTCATTAGCACAGAGTCACAGCTAATCCCAAATTTGAAAATAGTATCatttttgcaggtatttggacATGTATTGATGTATGTCCaagaaatgtcatgattgacatcttggctccatcccctgatcgcgACTGCGACTGGCTTCAAATGCATAAATTGGCAGCGTTTCTGGaaagtggaaggaagtggagacacgtcgtccatctttaaatattcTGTGATGGACCCTCACTTGGCAGTTGTACAGTCCTTATTCAGATTAGGAATATGTTACAATTCAGAGGAAGAGCTCAGTTACAATTAGCAAGGCTGGAGCTTCTCTGTGTCACGAGTAACTGCTTTCTGCAACAGACCCTAACCACTGCCCATTATTCCTTTAAAAGCTTAACAATAAAACAGTCCCTTCAGGAAATCAGGGGGGAATATGGATTCAAAACACTCCCTTCACAAGTGTCAGTGTTTGACATGTATCATGGCAGACATGCTGCACAGCCGGATTCACTAATCAACAGCTATACAGTACGATCCAGACTGAGAGTAGATTAACTCCAATCCTACACATTAAAGAGGATTTTCTGGCAGCACATTAAAACACGACAGGAAGTAAATCTTATGAATGGACAATCAGCATGTCGTCAAATTCCACATACATCTTCGGATTCACGTGTGctaactgtcacacacacatacacatagaaTGCAGTGACACATGCAGTCACAAGTTGGTTTTATGAGCATGACAAAGTGTCTGACTGACAACTAGAAATAACATGCTAGTGTATGAAAAACTTTGTCAAATGTGACAGTTCATCATCTGAAATCTCCATGAAAAGGAAGTAAGTTAATCTTGAGTTTGggttaatgaaaacatttctgtcCCTGCCTTAAAAAGTTTGCtcgtttgtttatttttctcgtTCTTAGAGCAAATGCTGCAGCCAAAAAAACTAGAATAACACTCAGCAGACACATATCTCTGCcaaaccacatttagattcactagatctggattttttggggatccgcaccaaattggACACACTAATAAACATCAGTCCCAAATAACATGGTTGATTTTCATTGAGATCCATGAAGTATTAACTGAGAAATccataaaaaaaatcaatccaGTCCCATGAACTGGATCCGCACCTGACTTTAAAGTGTTCTTCCCGGACCCATACCatgtccttccaccaagttttgtggaaatgatTACAGCAGTTTTTCACAAAATGTAACAGCATTGAGAGACAATAACTGGCCATTGTCCTGTATATTATTAATTCCAGCCCTAACCTCTGTGAATCCAATCTTCAAGGCTACTTATATTTGTCACGATGCTGCAGACGTGATTTAACCCCCCACTGActccctctgctctgcacaCTGTTCATAAGTACACATATTCATTTTTAGCACCAACCTGCTGCACTGTTTGTCGAATGTAATTAACCAAAAGCACCGTCAGTGCTTAACCAGGTCCAAACGGCCCTGCATTACTCTAATCAATTTATACTACAGAGTCATTTTGGATCAGTTGGTGCTGACAGGGAGGAGAAAACTTTTGCTGCCCAGTGAAAAAGTCGGCAGGGATTTGGAAGCTCTCCAATCGGGCCTGTGTGTGGatttctgcagaaatgatgaaagaaataaaagtcaGCACCAGAGGACTGACACAGGGATTCATGGCGAAAAACTCTGGAAGCCTTTAGGCCGTTTTGTATGAGCAAATATGGTTAGACGTTATATTTAGTAATGGATCAAACATGTAGGGAGGTAGGGGATTAtctgcagaaaaacagagcCGCAATCTAGTCcaatagaaatgtatttaatactGATCTTTTCCACAAACGATtggattttattatttccaAGAAAAGGTCACATCAGAACTGTAAACGAAGACTATTTCCTTTATGGATTAGTTTGCATATTTCTCTCTCAATTTATGATTGATTATGTGTCTGCCAAAAATACGAAAAGAAAGCCAATCACAATTTCTCAGAGCCACGAGGGACTCTTGCAAGGCCTCAGTTTTTATCaaccaatcaattaatcaactgAACgtttcagctgtaaatcatgtttttttagatataactacagttttgttttggcccagattcgGCCCACATCTCACTTCTGGCCCACATACTGCA
This window harbors:
- the LOC118123400 gene encoding testis-expressed protein 2 isoform X1 is translated as MASMEESKLIFSLDPHDEGPTVAFSKDKPQAGESRSDLSLGIDLDLSQGHRSQASFLTHSPSFPGSLADLSASSAGLVLTSNLVKSSSTDLEPRESSSVRGKPLLSLVKSLSTEISRRVEPEVNLSKSDSKLHLHPWKQLTQPKIPGVGPDAGVLNQYEDWASPPSTGSMSPTEPRGSSLIAEFEDTRRKFSEAMQDPLNMLSKIMGDESSGSPKQGRASSAGDSPASQGSFGREGGSEDADFKCRRRTDGEHKGLCDTPLRRLHKGSLTKSSASPEQHSHSRDSRLEIHTYGDMIQVVELQSESRGTHRKAYIKSQGSSLPIHWLLPVGLLAYGFFVLPLPSYLTGLSVGVACGFMLGLVVVFIFAPRRSSARGRKSPRFNPNMDPLDGKLTDTEILEGWMNETYSYDPETFHPSITHSVHVTLEGSRLQLRHPRANIPRWATFEETPCEAAFLRSRTYQLANSKVSLLPPGLARKRVWNRKYPICITLAEGEVGEESVVEGQEEEERAERPTALDPQLPVTLYLFGRTGREKEEWFQHFSSASRAAAKNSAGGEENTETPSGGDAAKDSVEELQDLPGAMKTRTLLDYGTYITQLIDSESCNPTPSPCRSETGSPTTLKKIHNEEQDSEGQAGAECSAGAGGGGCSAEGQPTWVNSLVGRIFWDFLREKYWTDQVVHKIQKKLSKIKLPYFMNELTLADLDMGTCLPQVLSTSKPKLDHRGLWLEMELMYTGCLQMTLETKMNLCKLGREGEDEAHAVPEMHQVGSKPRMCVLADSDEESSSAGSSDEEEVPQFEPQGSVGDKNTMVAADGHTGGSTGRKFLRFMDKIAKSKYFQKATENEYIRKKIAEVSNMPLLLNVEVLELSGTLTINIPPPPTDRIWYSFQGPPRLDLHVRPMLGEREVTLTHVTEWIEKKLQCEFQKVFVMPNMDDLYLPLMTSGLESSPASHHSSVQSTSQQSSMESQEYMSE
- the LOC118123400 gene encoding testis-expressed protein 2 isoform X2, with the translated sequence MASMEESKLIFSLDPHDEGPTVAFSKDKPQAGESRSDLSLGIDLDLSQGHRSQASFLTHSPSFPGSLADLSASSAGLVLTSNLVKSSSTDLEPRESSSVRGKPLLSLVKSLSTEISRRVEPEVNLSKSDSKLHLHPWKQLTQPKIPGVGPDAGVLNQYEDWASPPSTGSMSPTEPRGSSLIAEFEDTRRKFSEAMQDPLNMLSKIMGDESSGSPKQGRASSAGDSPASQGSFGREGGSEDADFKCRRRTDEQHSHSRDSRLEIHTYGDMIQVVELQSESRGTHRKAYIKSQGSSLPIHWLLPVGLLAYGFFVLPLPSYLTGLSVGVACGFMLGLVVVFIFAPRRSSARGRKSPRFNPNMDPLDGKLTDTEILEGWMNETYSYDPETFHPSITHSVHVTLEGSRLQLRHPRANIPRWATFEETPCEAAFLRSRTYQLANSKVSLLPPGLARKRVWNRKYPICITLAEGEVGEESVVEGQEEEERAERPTALDPQLPVTLYLFGRTGREKEEWFQHFSSASRAAAKNSAGGEENTETPSGGDAAKDSVEELQDLPGAMKTRTLLDYGTYITQLIDSESCNPTPSPCRSETGSPTTLKKIHNEEQDSEGQAGAECSAGAGGGGCSAEGQPTWVNSLVGRIFWDFLREKYWTDQVVHKIQKKLSKIKLPYFMNELTLADLDMGTCLPQVLSTSKPKLDHRGLWLEMELMYTGCLQMTLETKMNLCKLGREGEDEAHAVPEMHQVGSKPRMCVLADSDEESSSAGSSDEEEVPQFEPQGSVGDKNTMVAADGHTGGSTGRKFLRFMDKIAKSKYFQKATENEYIRKKIAEVSNMPLLLNVEVLELSGTLTINIPPPPTDRIWYSFQGPPRLDLHVRPMLGEREVTLTHVTEWIEKKLQCEFQKVFVMPNMDDLYLPLMTSGLESSPASHHSSVQSTSQQSSMESQEYMSE